The following proteins come from a genomic window of Xiphophorus couchianus chromosome 19, X_couchianus-1.0, whole genome shotgun sequence:
- the dio3a gene encoding iodothyronine deiodinase 3a, whose product MMNTVKAVKNAAVCFVLLPRFLMAAVVFWLLDFLCIRKRFFFRVKEQGGDAIDPPVCISDSNRLFSLESLKAVWHGQKLDFLKAAHLGRGAPNTEVVRLEDRQHSRILDFAHGDRPLILNFGSCTUPPFMARLKAFQEVAQLNADIADTVVVYIEEAHPSDGWTSTDAPYQIPTHQSLEERLSAAHLIHLEVPGCRVVADNMEDSSSAAYGAYFNRLYVLHRGTVAYQGGRGPEGYRVSELRAWLDQHRKALHKTESSLALNV is encoded by the coding sequence ATGATGAATACAGTCAAAGCTGTGAAAAACGCGGCGGTTTGTTTCGTCCTGCTGCCCCGCTTCCTCATGGCAGCTGTAGTTTTCTGGCTGCTGGACTTCTTGTGCATCAGGAAGAGGTTTTTCTTCAGGGTGAAGGAGCAGGGAGGCGATGCCATTGATCCTCCAGTGTGCATTTCGGACTCCAACCGGCTCTTCAGCTTGGAGTCGCTGAAGGCCGTCTGGCACGGCCAGAAGCTGGACTTTCTGAAAGCGGCGCACCTCGGACGCGGAGCGCCCAACACCGAAGTTGTGCGCCTGGAGGACCGGCAGCACTCCCGCATCCTGGACTTTGCGCACGGCGACCGGCCGCTCATCCTCAACTTCGGCAGCTGCACCTGACCGCCGTTCATGGCGCGCCTGAAGGCTTTCCAGGAGGTCGCGCAGCTGAACGCGGACATCGCGGACACCGTGGTGGTGTACATCGAGGAGGCGCATCCGTCCGACGGCTGGACGAGCACCGACGCGCCCTACCAGATCCCGACGcaccagagtctggaggagcgGCTGAGCGCGGCGCACCTGATCCACCTGGAGGTGCCCGGCTGCCGGGTGGTGGCGGACAACATGGAGGACTCCTCCAGCGCCGCGTACGGGGCGTATTTCAACAGACTGTACGTCCTGCACCGGGGCACGGTGGCGTACCAGGGCGGCCGGGGACCGGAGGGTTACCGGGTCTCAGAGCTCAGAGCCTGGCTGGACCAACACCGGAAAGCGCTGCACAAAACTGAGAGCAGTCTGGCTTTAAACGTGTAA